One window of Schistocerca cancellata isolate TAMUIC-IGC-003103 chromosome 9, iqSchCanc2.1, whole genome shotgun sequence genomic DNA carries:
- the LOC126101374 gene encoding trypsin delta-like: protein MSLRAGSTVGESGGVVSGISTVIYHENYDSITLDDIAVVQPSEPFPMGPNIQIVNLPSKFGYEAPSGLPVTVVGWGLDGDGNRPEQLQKVDLSVGKTSICKDIFADYNPVTESMMCAGAINKSPCNGDSGSPLVFGSVQVGIASWWDENCEYPQAVYTSVGFLRLWIQNKIRD, encoded by the exons ATGTCGCTGCGGGCCGGATCGACAGTAGGAGAGAGCGGCGGTGTCGTCTCCGGAATATCGACAGTCATTTACCACGAGAATTACGACAGCATCACTCTCGACGACATCGCTGTCGTGCAG CCTTCTGAACCGTTCCCGATGGGACCGAACATCCAGATCGTCAACCTGCCTTCTAAATTCGGATACGAGGCCCCCTCAGGCCTCCCTGTTACTGTCGTCGGCTGGGGCTTGGACGGCGACGGCAACCGACCTGAACAGTTGCAGAAAGTGGACCTCTCCGTTGGCAAAACATCGATCTGCAAGGACATATTTGCCGATTACAATCCTGTCACCGAGAGTATGATGTGTGCAGGTGCCATCAACAAGAGCCCCTGCAACGGTGACTCCGGGAGTCCGCTGGTGTTCGGGAGCGTGCAGGTCGGCATCGCGTCCTGGTGGGACGAGAACTGCGAGTACCCGCAGGCGGTGTACACCAGCGTAGGCTTCCTGCGTCTCTGGATccaaaataaaattagagactaA